A region from the Pseudomonas sp. P8_229 genome encodes:
- the nuoG gene encoding NADH-quinone oxidoreductase subunit NuoG: protein MATIHVDGKALEVDGADNLLQACLSLGLDIPYFCWHPALGSVGACRQCAVKQYTDENDTRGRIVMSCMTPATDNTWISIDDEESKAFRASVVEWLMTNHPHDCPVCEEGGHCHLQDMTVMTGHNERRYRFTKRTHQNQQLGPFISHEMNRCIACYRCVRFYKDYAGGTDLGVFGAHDNVYFGRVEDGTLESEFSGNLTEVCPTGVFTDKTHSERYNRKWDMQFSPSICHGCSSGCNISPGERYGELRRIENRFNGSVNQYFLCDRGRFGYGYVNRTDRPRQPLLADGTKLGLDAALDKAADLLRGRNIVGIGSPRASLESNYALRELVGAEHFYSGIEASELERIRLVLQVLKDSPLPVPNMRDIEDHDAVFVLGEDLTQTAARMALSLRQSVKGKAEDMAEAMRVQPWLDAAVKNIGQHALNPLFIASLAETKLDDIAEECVHAAPDDLARIGFAVAHALDASAPAVEGLDAEALELAKHIADALLAAKRPLIIAGTSLGSKALIEAAANIAKALKLREKNGSISLIVPEANSLGLAMLGGESVDAALQAVIDGKADAIVVLENDLYTRTSKAKVDAALNAAKVVIVADHQKTATSDRAHLVLPAASFAEGDGTLVSQEGRAQRFFQVFDPQYMDASILVHEGWRWLHALRATLLNQPIDWTQLDHVTAAVASSTEQLARIVDAAPSAAFRIKGLKLAREPLRYSGRTAMRADISVHEPRTPQDKDTAFAFSMEGYSGSTEPRQQVPFAWSPGWNSPQAWNKFQDEVGGHIRAGDPGTRLIESTGDSLNWFAAAPRAFNPAPGTWQAVPFYHLFGSDENSSKAAPVQERIPAPYVALAKSEADRLGVNDGALLSLNVAGQTLRLPLRINEELGAGLVALPAGIAGIPPAFAGVSVDGLQEAAQ from the coding sequence ATGGCCACTATCCACGTAGACGGCAAAGCGCTCGAAGTCGACGGGGCAGACAACCTGTTACAGGCATGTCTGTCGCTGGGCCTCGACATCCCTTATTTCTGCTGGCACCCCGCGCTTGGTAGCGTCGGGGCTTGCCGCCAGTGCGCGGTCAAGCAGTACACCGACGAGAACGACACCCGTGGTCGCATCGTCATGTCCTGCATGACCCCGGCCACCGACAACACCTGGATCTCCATCGACGATGAAGAATCCAAGGCGTTCCGCGCCAGTGTTGTCGAATGGCTGATGACCAACCACCCGCACGACTGCCCTGTGTGCGAAGAAGGCGGTCACTGCCACCTGCAAGACATGACCGTGATGACCGGCCACAACGAGCGCCGTTATCGCTTCACCAAACGCACCCACCAGAACCAGCAACTGGGCCCGTTCATTTCTCATGAAATGAACCGCTGCATCGCCTGCTACCGCTGCGTGCGTTTCTACAAGGATTACGCTGGCGGCACCGACCTCGGTGTATTCGGCGCCCACGACAACGTGTACTTCGGTCGTGTTGAAGACGGCACCCTCGAAAGCGAGTTCTCCGGCAACCTCACCGAGGTCTGCCCGACCGGTGTGTTCACCGACAAGACTCACTCCGAGCGCTACAACCGCAAGTGGGACATGCAGTTCTCGCCGAGCATCTGCCATGGCTGCTCCAGCGGTTGCAACATCTCCCCGGGCGAGCGTTACGGCGAACTGCGTCGCATCGAAAACCGTTTCAACGGTTCGGTGAACCAGTACTTCCTGTGCGACCGTGGCCGTTTCGGTTATGGCTACGTCAACCGCACCGACCGTCCACGTCAGCCGCTGCTGGCCGATGGCACCAAGCTGGGCCTCGACGCTGCACTGGATAAAGCCGCTGACTTGCTGCGCGGCCGCAACATCGTCGGTATCGGTTCGCCGCGCGCCAGCCTCGAAAGCAACTACGCGTTGCGCGAACTGGTCGGCGCCGAGCACTTCTACTCTGGCATTGAAGCGTCCGAACTGGAACGCATCCGTCTGGTCCTGCAAGTGCTCAAGGACAGCCCGCTGCCTGTGCCGAACATGCGCGACATCGAAGACCACGACGCTGTGTTCGTCCTCGGTGAAGACCTGACTCAGACTGCTGCGCGTATGGCTCTGTCCCTGCGTCAGTCGGTCAAGGGCAAAGCCGAAGACATGGCCGAAGCCATGCGCGTTCAGCCTTGGCTGGATGCTGCGGTGAAGAACATCGGTCAGCACGCGCTGAACCCGCTGTTCATCGCCAGCCTGGCGGAAACCAAGCTCGACGACATCGCCGAAGAATGCGTACACGCAGCTCCGGACGACCTGGCGCGCATCGGTTTCGCCGTGGCTCACGCTCTGGATGCCAGCGCGCCTGCCGTTGAAGGTCTGGACGCTGAAGCTCTGGAACTGGCCAAGCACATCGCCGACGCCCTGCTCGCGGCCAAGCGCCCGCTGATCATCGCCGGTACTTCGCTGGGCTCCAAAGCGCTCATTGAGGCTGCTGCAAACATCGCCAAGGCGCTGAAGCTGCGCGAGAAAAACGGTTCGATCAGCCTGATCGTGCCGGAAGCCAACAGCCTCGGTCTGGCCATGCTCGGTGGCGAATCGGTCGACGCGGCGCTGCAAGCCGTGATCGACGGCAAGGCCGACGCCATCGTCGTGCTGGAAAACGATCTGTACACCCGCACCTCGAAAGCCAAGGTCGATGCGGCGCTGAACGCTGCGAAAGTGGTGATCGTTGCTGACCACCAGAAGACCGCCACTAGCGATCGCGCGCACCTGGTGCTGCCAGCGGCGAGCTTCGCTGAAGGCGACGGTACGCTGGTCAGCCAGGAAGGTCGCGCCCAGCGCTTCTTCCAGGTTTTCGACCCGCAATACATGGACGCGAGCATCCTGGTGCACGAAGGCTGGCGCTGGCTGCACGCCCTGCGCGCGACCCTGCTGAACCAGCCGATCGACTGGACGCAACTCGACCACGTGACTGCTGCCGTTGCTTCGAGCACCGAGCAACTGGCGCGCATCGTCGACGCTGCACCATCGGCGGCGTTCCGCATCAAGGGTCTGAAACTGGCGCGTGAGCCGCTGCGTTATTCCGGTCGCACCGCGATGCGCGCCGACATCAGCGTTCACGAACCGCGCACCCCGCAAGACAAAGACACCGCGTTCGCCTTCTCCATGGAAGGTTACTCGGGCTCTACCGAACCGCGTCAGCAGGTTCCGTTTGCCTGGTCTCCGGGCTGGAACTCGCCGCAAGCGTGGAACAAGTTCCAGGACGAAGTCGGTGGTCACATCCGTGCAGGCGACCCGGGCACCCGCCTGATCGAAAGCACCGGTGATTCACTGAACTGGTTCGCTGCAGCACCGCGCGCATTCAACCCGGCGCCGGGCACCTGGCAAGCCGTGCCGTTCTACCACCTGTTCGGCAGCGACGAGAACTCTTCGAAAGCCGCACCGGTTCAAGAGCGCATTCCAGCTCCGTACGTGGCTCTGGCGAAATCCGAAGCGGATCGCCTGGGCGTCAACGACGGTGCTTTGCTGAGCCTGAACGTGGCCGGCCAGACCCTGCGTCTGCCGCTGCGCATCAATGAAGAACTGGGCGCTGGTCTGGTGGCCTTGCCTGCGGGCATCGCCGGCATTCCACCGGCATTCGCCGGCGTGTCCGTCGACGGTCTGCAGGAGGCAGCGCAATGA
- the nuoK gene encoding NADH-quinone oxidoreductase subunit NuoK, with translation MPAIPLEHGLAVAGILFCLGLVGLMVRRNILFVLMSLEVMMNASALAFIVAGARWGQPDGQIMFILVISLAAAEASIGLAILLQLYRRFHTLDIDAASEMRG, from the coding sequence ATGCCTGCTATCCCTCTCGAGCATGGATTGGCCGTTGCCGGCATCCTGTTCTGCCTTGGTCTGGTCGGCCTGATGGTCCGCCGCAACATTTTGTTCGTGTTGATGAGTCTGGAAGTGATGATGAACGCCTCTGCACTGGCGTTCATTGTTGCTGGCGCCCGTTGGGGCCAGCCGGATGGACAGATCATGTTCATCCTGGTGATCAGCCTTGCAGCCGCCGAGGCCAGTATCGGCCTGGCGATCCTGCTGCAACTGTATCGCCGCTTCCACACGCTCGATATCGACGCTGCCAGTGAGATGCGCGGATGA
- the nuoF gene encoding NADH-quinone oxidoreductase subunit NuoF has translation MTLTSFGPANRIQRSAETHPLTWRLRDDGEAVWLDEYQAKNGYAAARKAFADMDQDAIVQTVKDAGLKGRGGAGFPTGVKWGLMPKDESINIRYLLCNADEMEPNTWKDRMLMEQLPHLLIEGMLISARALKTYRGYIFLRGEYTTAAKHLNRAVEEAKAAGLLGKNILGSGFDFELFVHTGAGRYICGEETALINSLEGRRANPRSKPPFPAAVGVWGKPTCVNNVETLCNVPAIIADGVDWYKSLAREGSEDMGTKLMGFSGKVKNPGLWELPFGVTGRELFEDYAGGMRDGFKLKAWQPGGAGTGFLLPEHLDAQMYAGGIAKVGTRMGTGLAMAVDDSVNMVSLLRNMEQFFARESCGFCTPCRDGLPWSVKLLMAIEEGRGQPGDIETLLGLVNFLGPGKTFCAHAPGAVEPLGSAIKYFRPEFEAGIAPASAAVPPLARPIVVGA, from the coding sequence ATGACCCTGACATCTTTCGGTCCTGCCAACCGCATCCAGCGTTCGGCCGAGACTCACCCGCTGACCTGGCGTCTGCGTGACGACGGCGAAGCCGTGTGGCTCGACGAGTACCAGGCCAAGAACGGTTACGCTGCGGCGCGCAAAGCCTTCGCCGACATGGATCAGGACGCCATCGTCCAGACCGTGAAAGACGCAGGCCTCAAAGGTCGCGGCGGTGCAGGCTTCCCCACGGGCGTGAAGTGGGGCCTGATGCCCAAAGACGAATCCATCAACATCCGCTACCTGCTGTGCAACGCGGACGAGATGGAGCCGAACACCTGGAAAGACCGCATGCTGATGGAGCAACTGCCCCATCTGCTGATCGAAGGCATGCTGATCAGTGCTCGCGCGCTGAAAACCTACCGTGGCTACATCTTCCTGCGTGGCGAGTACACCACCGCCGCCAAGCACCTCAACCGTGCCGTGGAAGAAGCCAAGGCTGCAGGCCTGCTGGGTAAAAACATTCTGGGCAGCGGCTTCGATTTCGAGCTGTTCGTCCACACCGGCGCCGGGCGTTACATCTGCGGTGAAGAAACCGCACTGATCAACTCCCTCGAAGGCCGCCGTGCCAACCCGCGCTCCAAGCCGCCCTTCCCTGCCGCCGTCGGCGTGTGGGGCAAGCCGACTTGCGTGAACAACGTTGAGACTCTGTGCAACGTGCCGGCGATCATTGCCGACGGCGTTGACTGGTACAAATCGTTGGCCCGCGAAGGCAGCGAAGACATGGGCACCAAGCTCATGGGCTTCTCCGGCAAAGTGAAAAACCCGGGCCTGTGGGAACTGCCATTCGGCGTCACCGGTCGCGAGCTGTTCGAAGACTACGCCGGCGGCATGCGCGACGGCTTCAAGCTCAAGGCCTGGCAGCCAGGTGGTGCCGGTACCGGTTTTCTCTTGCCGGAACACCTCGACGCACAAATGTACGCCGGCGGCATCGCCAAGGTGGGCACCCGTATGGGTACCGGCCTGGCCATGGCGGTGGACGACAGCGTCAACATGGTCTCCTTGCTGCGCAACATGGAGCAGTTCTTCGCTCGCGAGTCGTGCGGCTTCTGCACCCCGTGCCGCGATGGTTTGCCATGGAGCGTCAAGCTCTTGATGGCCATCGAAGAAGGCCGCGGTCAGCCAGGCGACATCGAGACCCTGCTGGGTCTGGTCAACTTCCTCGGCCCAGGCAAGACCTTCTGTGCTCACGCACCGGGTGCCGTGGAGCCGTTGGGCAGTGCCATCAAATACTTCCGTCCAGAGTTCGAAGCCGGTATCGCGCCTGCAAGCGCCGCCGTCCCGCCTCTGGCAAGGCCGATCGTAGTCGGCGCGTAA
- the nuoJ gene encoding NADH-quinone oxidoreductase subunit J, which yields MEFAFYFASGIAVVSTLRVVTNTNPVHALLYLIISLIAVAMTFFALGAPFAGVLEVIAYAGAIMVLFVFVVMMLNLGPASVQQERTWLKPGIWAGPVILAALLLAELLYVLFAHQSGQAIGHTTVDAKAVGISLFGPYLLVVELASMLLLAAAVTAFHLGRNEAKE from the coding sequence ATGGAATTCGCTTTCTATTTCGCATCGGGTATCGCGGTTGTGTCCACGCTTCGCGTGGTCACCAACACCAACCCTGTGCACGCCCTGCTCTACCTGATCATCTCGTTGATTGCCGTGGCCATGACCTTCTTCGCACTCGGCGCACCGTTCGCCGGCGTGCTGGAAGTGATCGCCTACGCCGGCGCCATCATGGTGCTGTTCGTGTTCGTGGTGATGATGCTGAACCTGGGCCCGGCCTCGGTTCAGCAGGAACGCACCTGGCTCAAGCCCGGTATCTGGGCGGGGCCGGTGATTCTCGCCGCCCTGCTGCTGGCCGAACTGCTGTATGTGCTGTTCGCTCACCAGAGCGGTCAGGCCATCGGCCACACCACCGTAGACGCGAAAGCCGTGGGCATCAGCCTGTTCGGTCCGTACCTGCTGGTGGTCGAACTCGCCTCGATGCTGCTGCTTGCTGCAGCCGTCACGGCGTTCCATTTGGGCCGTAACGAGGCGAAGGAGTAA
- the nuoE gene encoding NADH-quinone oxidoreductase subunit NuoE, whose product MNSTLIQTDRFTLSETERSAIEHELHHYEDPRAASIEALKIVQKERGWVPDGALYAIGEILGIPASDVEGVATFYSQIFRQPVGRHIIRVCDSMVCYIGGHESVVSEIQNNLGIGLGQTTADGRFTLLPVCCLGNCDKAPALMIDDDTFGDVQPAGVAKLLEGYV is encoded by the coding sequence ATGAACAGCACGCTTATCCAGACAGACCGTTTCACCTTGAGTGAAACCGAGCGCTCGGCCATCGAGCACGAGCTGCATCACTACGAAGACCCGCGCGCGGCGTCGATCGAAGCCCTGAAGATCGTTCAGAAAGAACGCGGCTGGGTGCCGGATGGCGCCTTGTACGCGATCGGCGAGATCCTCGGCATCCCGGCCAGCGACGTTGAAGGTGTGGCGACGTTCTATAGCCAGATCTTCCGTCAGCCGGTCGGCCGCCACATCATTCGCGTCTGCGACAGCATGGTCTGCTACATCGGCGGCCACGAGTCGGTGGTCAGTGAAATCCAGAACAATCTGGGCATCGGCCTGGGTCAGACCACCGCCGACGGTCGTTTCACCCTGCTGCCTGTCTGCTGCCTCGGCAACTGCGACAAGGCACCGGCGCTGATGATCGACGACGACACCTTTGGCGACGTGCAGCCTGCTGGCGTGGCCAAACTGCTCGAGGGCTACGTATGA
- the nuoH gene encoding NADH-quinone oxidoreductase subunit NuoH produces the protein MTWFTPEVIDVILTVIKAIVILLAVVVAGALLSFVERRLLGWWQDRYGPNRVGPFGMFQIAADMLKMFFKEDWTPPFADKVIFTLAPVVAMSALLIAFAIIPITPTWGVADLNIGLLFFFAMAGLSVYAVLFAGWSSNNKFALLGSLRASAQTVSYEVFMGLALMGIVVQVGSFNMRDIVEYQAQNLWFIIPQFFGFCTFFIAGVAVTHRHPFDQPEAEQELADGYHIEYAGMKWGMFFVGEYIGIILISALLVTLFFGGWHGPFGILPQLSFVWFALKTAFFIMLFILLRASIPRPRYDQVMDFSWKFCLPLTLINLLITAAVVLWNTPAVAVQ, from the coding sequence ATGACCTGGTTCACCCCTGAAGTGATCGACGTGATCCTGACGGTCATCAAAGCCATCGTGATTCTGCTGGCCGTTGTGGTCGCAGGCGCGTTGCTCAGCTTTGTCGAACGTCGCCTGCTGGGCTGGTGGCAGGACCGTTACGGTCCGAACCGCGTTGGCCCGTTCGGCATGTTCCAGATCGCTGCCGACATGCTGAAGATGTTCTTCAAGGAAGACTGGACCCCACCGTTTGCCGACAAGGTGATCTTCACCCTGGCACCGGTGGTGGCCATGTCGGCCCTGCTGATCGCCTTCGCGATCATCCCGATCACCCCGACCTGGGGCGTGGCGGATCTGAACATCGGCCTGCTGTTCTTCTTCGCCATGGCGGGTCTCTCGGTCTACGCGGTGCTGTTCGCCGGCTGGTCGAGTAACAACAAGTTCGCCCTGCTCGGCAGCTTGCGTGCCTCGGCGCAGACCGTGTCCTACGAAGTGTTCATGGGCCTGGCCCTGATGGGCATCGTGGTGCAGGTCGGCTCGTTCAACATGCGCGACATCGTCGAATACCAGGCGCAGAACCTGTGGTTCATCATTCCGCAGTTCTTCGGCTTCTGTACCTTCTTCATCGCTGGCGTCGCCGTGACTCACCGTCACCCGTTCGACCAGCCGGAAGCGGAACAGGAACTGGCCGACGGTTACCACATTGAATACGCCGGTATGAAATGGGGCATGTTCTTCGTCGGTGAATACATCGGCATCATCCTGATCTCGGCGCTGCTGGTCACCCTGTTCTTCGGTGGCTGGCACGGTCCGTTCGGCATCCTGCCGCAACTGTCCTTCGTCTGGTTCGCACTGAAGACCGCGTTCTTCATCATGCTGTTCATCCTGCTGCGCGCCTCCATCCCGCGTCCGCGTTATGACCAGGTGATGGACTTCAGCTGGAAATTCTGCCTGCCACTGACCCTGATCAATTTGCTGATAACCGCTGCGGTTGTGTTGTGGAACACACCTGCGGTTGCGGTTCAGTGA
- the nuoI gene encoding NADH-quinone oxidoreductase subunit NuoI translates to MFKYIGDIVKGTGTQLRSLVMVFGHGFRKRDTLQYPEEAVYLPPRYRGRIVLTRDPDGEERCVACNLCAVACPVGCISLQKAETEDGRWYPDFFRINFSRCIFCGLCEEACPTTAIQLTPDFEMAEFKRQDLVYEKEDLLISGPGKNPDYNFYRVAGMAIAGKPKGSAQNEAEPINVKSLLP, encoded by the coding sequence ATGTTCAAATATATTGGCGACATCGTTAAGGGTACCGGTACCCAGTTGCGCAGCCTGGTCATGGTCTTCGGCCATGGCTTTCGCAAGCGCGACACCCTGCAATACCCGGAAGAAGCGGTCTACCTGCCACCACGCTACCGTGGTCGCATCGTCCTGACCCGCGACCCCGATGGCGAAGAGCGTTGCGTAGCCTGCAACCTGTGCGCCGTGGCTTGCCCGGTCGGTTGCATCTCGCTGCAGAAAGCTGAAACCGAAGACGGTCGCTGGTACCCGGACTTCTTCCGTATCAACTTCTCGCGCTGCATTTTCTGCGGTCTCTGCGAGGAAGCCTGTCCGACCACCGCAATCCAGCTGACCCCGGATTTCGAGATGGCCGAGTTCAAACGTCAGGACCTGGTGTACGAGAAAGAAGATCTTTTGATCTCCGGCCCCGGCAAAAACCCTGATTACAACTTCTATCGTGTTGCAGGTATGGCAATCGCTGGCAAGCCGAAAGGCTCTGCGCAGAACGAAGCCGAACCGATCAACGTGAAGAGCTTGCTGCCTTAA